In the bacterium genome, CCTCCGGCTGGCCGGCTTCGGCGAGCGAGCGAACTCGCCCCAGATCGGCCGCCAGCGCGAACGGACTCGCTATCACAATAGCCAGCGGCAGCGCCGCCAGGGTCTTCCATCGCATTGACATCTCCTGCTTGTTTCTCCCCTCGCCGGGCTAGCGTCGAACTCATTCGCTGGACTTCGTCTTGCACCCGGCTCGTCCACCGGGCCTCCGCCTCGGACTCCGTGGAACGGCGAAAATGCTAGCACGGGCGGCCAGCAAGGTCGATCGCCACCGCCGCCGGGAACTCTGATGATCGTCGAGCGTTATGGTTATGGGAGCAGATGCTCGAGGCACTGAACCAGGCGTCCGACGCCGAGTTGATAGCACGGGTCAAATCCGGACAGGCCGACGCCTTCGCAGAGATCGTCGACCGCTACAAGGACTGCCTGGTGGGCTATCTTTGTCGTCTGGTCGGCAGCCAGGAACGGGCCGAGGATTTAGCTCAGGAGGCCTTTCTTCGGCTCTATCAGCGGAGTGATAACTATGAGGAGCGCGGCCAGCTGAAGGCCTATCTCTTTCGAATCGCCACTAACCAGGTGCGCAGCGAAGAACGCAGGGCCTTTCGCTGGGACAGGATCCGCAGCCTTCTCGCACCGTCCAATGGCGGGCCTCCGGCGCAAGAGCGCACGTTGCTGGACGACGAGGCCCGGAACGAGCTGCTCAAGGCGATAGCCGCTCTACCCTTGCGCTACCGCACTGCTCTGGTTCTCCACGAGATCGAGGGCTGGCGCTATCGAGTGATCTCCGAGACTCTCGGCTGCAGCGAGGGGACCGTCAAGTCCCGGATCCACCGGGGCCGGACCCTGCTCAAGCGAAGCCTAGCGGCCTACTGGCAAGGAGCTTCATGATGACTTCACCCATGGACCCACTCGATCGGCAGCTCGAGGACCTGCCCGCCGTGCGTGCCTCGGCAGGGTTCAAGGCCGAGGTTATGAAACGCCTGGACGACCTGCCGGAGCCGCGCCTCGAGTTCCGCTCGCGGCGCCTTGTGTGGGGCGCCATCGCGGCCGCGGTCGCCGGCCTCGCCCTGCTCACTCTGGTACCCGTCGGGAACGAGGATCCGAGCGCGGGCCTGACCGCAGAGGTGACGGAGATCCGCCGCGAACACGAGCTGCTTACCCAGGAACTGAACAGACTGCGCGCTCGGACCGAGAGCACGGCTCCCGTCC is a window encoding:
- a CDS encoding sigma-70 family RNA polymerase sigma factor, whose product is MLEALNQASDAELIARVKSGQADAFAEIVDRYKDCLVGYLCRLVGSQERAEDLAQEAFLRLYQRSDNYEERGQLKAYLFRIATNQVRSEERRAFRWDRIRSLLAPSNGGPPAQERTLLDDEARNELLKAIAALPLRYRTALVLHEIEGWRYRVISETLGCSEGTVKSRIHRGRTLLKRSLAAYWQGAS